The nucleotide sequence TACAGCCGGTAACGGACGGCCATGGCATCCGGCTCGGCAAACAGGGGGGCGCCTTGAGGCACAAATTTTTCTATCGCCTGCAGCGCCTCGGCATAGTCTGCCCCTCTGCTCAAAACGTGCTGCGCATGCTTCGGCAAGGGCAGGTTGAGCGAATGCGCAAAGGCAAACCGCACGCCTGAGGCCCAGCGTCCCTGGTCAAAAACAAGCACGCAGACGACAGCGGCAATTGCCGCCAGCCCTGCCCATCTGGGGGCGCGTTGCCATAGACAGGCAAAAGCGCCGACAATCATGAGCCAGCACAGAAAAATAATAAATCGTACGCCACGGGGCAACTCCGCGCCCATGGGCAGCCGGTGGAGCATCTCGGCAATGCTCGTCTCCACTACAGAAAGCAGCACGACAATGCCAACCCCCAATATGAGGGTGGGCACAATGGAGGCCAGACGCTTCATGATCGGCGAGCCGCAACGCCGTACAATAAAAAAACTGACAACGCCGGACACAAGCAGCGGAAAACAGTCGCTGCGGTGATGCAGGTGGCCGACCAGCCTGTTCCAGAGGCCGCCTTCGTCTTCAAGAAAGCGGCGGTCGAATACCTGCTGGAACACCGCAAGATCGTTGGCCGAAAACACCGTGGCTGATTTGATGGCGCTGCACAGGTACAGCAGCGTGGGGATGCACCATGCCGCAAGACTGAGCAGCAGCCAGCCCGCGTGACGCGGCAGGCTGTCGCCCTTGGCCCGGTGAAAGAAAAAAACGGTAAAAAGCATGCAGCTGACCACAAGCGAGCTGATGCTGTGCAGGTACATGCCGCAGCCTGAGGCAAAGAGTATGAGGGGCCGTAACTGGGGTTTGTCCAGCGCGGAAAGGGTAGCAGCCAGCAAAAGGGGAAAGAGGGCCGCATAAAAAACGCGCGGGGTGATGTCGCCAGAGCCGAAGCCCCAGTATGTGCCAAAGCTGACCCAGACCGTCACGCCCGTCAGCAGGGCAAACAGGGCGGCAAGCAGTGGGGAGCCCCATAGGCGGCGGCCAAGATAGTAGCAGGCTACATAGTGAAGGAAGGCCCCCGCTGCACCAGCGCGCAGCAGGCCCTGAACAATGTCGTCGCCTGGCTGCAGCAGGCGCGCCAGCGTCGATTCAAGGCTGATGATGGAGTTGGCCGTGGTTGGCGCAGCCAGCAGAGGATCCTGGCTGAAGAGCTCGCGGTGCAGTTCGCCCGCAATGTTTTGCACATAGCAGCACAGATCGCTGCTGATCTTGAGTCCGTCACAGGAAAGAAGGCTCACACCCCAAAGGCCAAACAGCACATACGCCGCAATAACGCCTACAAAGGCCGCATCCCATAATATGTAGCTTTGGTGAGTGTTGGAGGTCATGTTCCAGGCACCTACGTGGATAGGAATGCAAAAAAGCAGTCAGCCGTTGAATGCCAGAATAGGGTGTGCCACACAAATTCATTCATCGTAGCAGGATAGCGATAGGGTTTTGTCCGTCTTTTGACAAGCAGATTCCAGTCAAACGTCATTATTGTCTTGAAAATTAGTTGGCTTGTCGCCCTGACGGAAGACTGGCCGCGCAGAAAAAGAAAAAATCTGGCGTTGCCATTGTTGTAAAAAAGGGCTCTGTTCACGATGCGCGTTAGGTCAGGGCACTGCAGCACCCGCAATATGTGTATAAATACATCAGCCGTTGCCTGCGCGCCCGGCCTGCGATGAGCAAACCGCAGGCTGCAACGCTGCGCGCCAGACAAAAATATGGCTGCCCCTGTGTACGGTGCGCAGATGCCGCCGCAAATTAAAAGGCCGGGATTGTTCCCGGCCTTTAATCACAGGTTGATACCAGCGTGCGGAGCACAGGCTGTGTTCAAAAACGGTCAGCGGCTGACAGCATGCTGCGCCACCAGTTCATCCAACCATCCCAAACAGAGCCGAGGATCGAATCCTCAATGCGCCATCCGACGGACCCCAACAAAACGGCATTTTCCATAGTCTGCCTCCTTGCAATAGGTGGTTGCGAAATAAACTCCGTGGGAAAAAACTAGCACGTCAGTGGGGCGGGCGCAATGGTCTTGGGGGGGGCGGAAAAAAATATCTTGGAGGCCAGCAATGCCATGACCAAGTGCCTTTTGTAACTGATTGAAATATATTTGTTTTGTTGTATTTGTTGCTATTTTGGCGGCTCTACCTCAAAGGCGGGGGCATAGCGTCTCCAAGAAAAAATTGGCCTTCCCCCAGAAAAGCATGCCATTGAAAAGTTAGAATCCCTGCCATAGGAACACTAAAATGGAACATAGCAGATTCACCGAAGCGCAGGTTATTGTGGGATATTGTGGCAGCTGAGGCTGGTGTTCGTGTTGTCGATCTGTGCCGCCAGAATGGCATCTGGCTATGCCAGTACCCAGTGCCGGTGAGCAGCCCAACTCCTTGGGGCTGGTTACCAAACTGACGCATGCAGAGTCAGGGCAGGGCAAAGTTCCCTCGCGGTGGTTCCTTTGCCCGAGGCTGATCCGCAGGGCATGTTTACGGAAAATGACGATGGTGAATGTGCCAAATCCGGCAAGAAATCAACCACACTCCCCGAGTTGCCCATAATTTTCCTTGAATTGCAAAAAGCGCGTCAACGCGACCAAACCATCAAAAAAAACACTACCACGTTCAAATCGCGTGTCGGCTCGTCGTGGAAGCCAGTCTCCCCTGGAAGGCGTGACGGCGCAGGATGGACGGTCCCGCATCATTGCCACGGCAACACGCACAGGCCAAAAAGGAACTGCTCACGGGCGCGGGTTAACGCTGGAGTGTGCAACGCAAACTGAGATGGAAGTATGTTGATGCCGCATGGCAAACGAACCGCATCAAAACATGGAGTGAAAGGACTGACTCTTGATTTTATCGATGAGTTGGACAATGATATCAAGCGAACCCGAAGACTTGCTGTGCGTATGCAGGGTGGACAGGCGCAGAGACCGGCTATTGCAAGGGTGTTGTCCAGCGAGTCGGAGCTGATTATTTTTGATGAAGCCACAAGCTCCATTGATATGGAGAATAAAAGGTACATTCACCACGCCACCCTGTCCTTGCGCCATAATGACCATGGTCATTATGGCGCATCAGTTAAGAGCCGTGGAAAACTGCTATTCCGTCATCTGTCTGGACAAAGGTCATATGCGTATGGCAGGAAGTGCAGATCATGTTCTGCCTGATTATACTGCGGCATTGTGCGGCAGCATAGAACAAGAATTACCCGGCGGGTTTGCCGGAACAGAAATAGAAAAGGATAGTTGATGGCAACTCCTTTGAAAATTTTCGTCACTGGCGCTGATGGCTTCATAGGCTCCCACCTGTGCGAAAGACTTGTGCAACGAGGCTATACGGTCAAGGCGCTTACGCAATACAATTCATTCAATTCTTGGGGTTGGCTCGATCATTCGCCGCTTGTGGGCGAGATGGAAATTTTTGCTGGTGATATCCGCGACCCCAATGGCATGCGCACTGCGGTGAAAGGCTGTGATGCCGTCCTGCATCTGGCGGCCCTTATTGCCATCCCCTATTCTTATCATTCGCCCGATGCTTATGTGGATACCAATATAAAGGGGACGCTCAACATCCTTCAGGCTGCCCGTGACCTTGAGGTGGAACGCTGCATCCACACTTCCACCAGCGAAGTCTACGGCACCGCACAGTTTGTCCCCATTACCGAAGAGCACCCCTTGCAGGGGCAATCGCCGTACTCTGCGACAAAAATCGCGGCGGATCAGCTTGTTCTGAGCTTTTATCGGTCTTTCGGCCAGCCGGTGAGCATTCTGCGGCCTTTCAATACCTACGGGCCGCGTCAGTCCGCGCGAGCGGTCATCCCCACCATCATCACGCAAATTGCCAACGGCGAGCGCCGCATCAAGCTGGGCAGCCTGCACCCCACCCGCGATTTTACCTATGTGACGGATACCGCCAACGCCTTTATTGCCATGCTGGAATGTCCGCTGCAAAATATTGTCGGTGAGGTGTTCAATGGCGGCTCCGGCTTTGAGGTCAGCATGGGGGACACCGCCCGCATGATTGCCCAGGTTATGGGAACGGATATTGAAATTGTTTGTGACGAACAGCGCCTGCGCCCCAAGAACAGCGAAGTGGAACGCCTGTGGGCTGACAATACGCGGCTGGCTTCGCTCACTGGCTGGAAGCCCGAGCATGGTGGCCTGGAAGGCTTCAGGCAAGGGCTTGAAAAAACCGTGCAGTGGTTTGCACAACCAGCCAATCTTGCCGGATACAAGAGTGGTATTTATAATGTCTGATAACAATCAGCGAGATCAACCAAGCATGCCTGCAGCTGATTCTTTTGCGCAGTTGCTGGCTGATATCCGCCAGATCAACGGCATGCCCCAGGGCTATCTGCCCCTGCACGCTCCGGTTTTTCGTGGAGCCGAAAGGGAATATGTGCTGGACGCCATCGACTCCACTTATGTTTCATCTGTTGGGGCCTATGTGGACCGTTTTGAGCGGATGCTCGAAGAAGCCACGGGGGCCGCGCGCGCCGTGGTCTGCGTCAATGGCACGGCGGCCTTGGAGATGTGTCTGATTCTGGCGGGCGTCAAGACCGGCGATCTCGTGCTGACACAGGCGATTTCCTTTGTTGCCACGGTCAATGCTGCGGCGCACCTGGGGGCGGAGCCGGTATTTCTTGATATTGACCCGGACACGCTTGGTCTTAGCCCGAAAGCCTTGTCGGCCTTTCTTCAGGCATACTGCGAGCCTGCCTCGGGCGGCTGCCGTCACAAGGCCACGGGAAAACGCGTGGCGGCCTGCGTGCCCATGCATACCTTTGGTTTGCCTTGTCGTATTGAAAGCCTAGCGGAAATTTGCGAGGCTTGGGGCATCCCGTTGGTGGAGGACGCAGCAGAGGCCGTGGGCAGTACCGTCAGCGGGCGTCATTGCGGCACATTCGGCATCTTGGGGGCGCTTTCCTTCAATGGTAACAAAATTATCACCACGGGCGGCGGCGGGGCCATCCTGACCAATGATACGGAGCTTGGAAAAAGGGCCAAACACTTGACCACCACGGCCAAGGTGCCGCACAAATGGCTATACCAGCACGACCATGTGGGCTGGAATTTTCGTATGCCCAACCTGAATGCGGCCATGGGCTGCGCGCAACTGGAAATGTTGCCAGATTTTTTACAAGAAAAACGTGCCCGGGCAGCCGCCTATGCCCAGCTTTTCGCCAACAGTGACTGGCAGTTTATACCAGAAACAGAAGGCAGCGTGAGTAACTACTGGCTCTGTGCCGTACTTGCCCGTAACCGCGCGGAGCGCGATGCCTTTCTTGAAGCCAGCAATGCCGCGGGGGTTATGACGCGTCCGGTGTGGGAGCCCTTGCACACCCTGCCCATGTACAGAGGCTGCATGCAAGATGCCCTTGCTGTGACCACTGAAATTTCTGACAGGTTGGTCAATCTGCCCAGTGGAGTGTCTTGATGGAAGAACATAAGAAGCCTTTGAGGCATGGTTGCCAAGACATGGGAAACTTGGACAGCCAGTGCATATCCTTTCTCAAAAGGCAGCTTGCTCTGCTTTACGACATATCAGAAATTGAAGAAAAATTGTTACGTAAATATTCGCCGATAACCTTGGCTGAAGCCTGTGCCTGTGTTGCTGGCTATAAAAGAAAAATCATTCCTTCCATACTGCACGCTTCATTTATGTGTATATACACGCATAATATGAGAAAATATTTATGCAATACGGATTTGTTCGACGCACTGTATGTGGTTTGCCGGAGCGTGTTTTCTGTTGATATGTATGGTGCGTCCCTCCCGCCGCATGTATTTTTTGAACATCCATTGGGAACTGTTATTGGGCGGGCTGCGTTGGGAGATTTTTTAACAGTATTTCAGGGCGTCACTATTGGCGGGAGTATTGATGCCGCAGAAGAACGGCAATACCCGACCATTGGGAAAAATGTTATCCTGTATGCGCACAGCGCGGTGATTGGCCAGTGCGTTGTTGGAAACAATGTCGTGCTTGGATCTGGGGCTCGGGTTATTAATTCTGATATTCCAGACAATTCGCTGGTATTTGGCGTCTCGCCCAATCTGGTGATAAAAAGATTACATCAAGAGCGGTATAGCCAGTTGTCACCATTCACTGCTTAGGGTGATGTACTGTTGGCAGACATGTTGCCCGGTGTAACCTACAACAATGCTCGCTGTTACTAAAACGCCATGGATAACATTATAAGTGAAATTTTCGCGCCCATCCTGCTTGTCGGTGGGGGAGGGCATTGCCGGGCGGTTATTGATGTGCTGGAGTCGGCCAATATGGAGATTGCGGGCATTGTACACGGGCTTGAATGTCCCCTCAATCCGGTGCTTGGGTATTCTGCCCTCGGGCGCGATGCAGATCTGCCAGAGTTGCGTTTGCGGTTTTCCCGCGCGGTTATCACTGTGGGCCAAATAAAAAGCTCAACCCCCAGGCAGAATCTTTTTTTCAAGCTACGCGGCATGGGTTTTGAACTGCCTTCAGTGGTTTCCCCTTCTGCACATGTGTCGAGGCACGCATCCATGGGCGCTGGTAATGTTGTCATGCACATGGCGCTTATCAACGCGGGAGCCTCTTTGGCTGATAATTGCATTATCAATTCAAAGAGCCTTGTTGAGCATGACTGTTCCATCGCATCTCACTGCCATATCGCAATTGGAGCAATCCTTTGCGGTGGTGTCAGTGTTGGTAGCGGTTCCTTTATTGGTGCTGGTGCCGTCATTCGACAAAATGTACGCATTGGAAAAAACGTCATTATCGGATGTGGTGCCAACGTGCATGCCGATATCCCTGATAATGCCATTATCAGGGGGAAAAAAGATGTCTAGATGCCACATCATTGCCGAGGCCGGCGTCAACCACAACGGTAGCCTTGACTTGGCTCTGCGACTTGTAGACGCGGCGGCGGCGGCAGGGGCGAATGTGGTAAAATTTCAGACGTTCAGAGCCTCCTGTCTGGCTTCTTGCAACGCACCCAAAGCCCTGTACCAGCAGGCAACAACAGATGCTGACGTATCCCAGCTTGAAATGCTGCGCAGGCTCGAATTGAGCGAGGACGATCATCGGCAGCTTATGAGCTACTGCCAGCAACAGGGCATCGCATTTTTGTCCACGCCATTCGACTTCCCTTCTATTGATTTTCTCGCCTATCTAGGGATGTCCGTCTTCAAAATTCCTTCTGGCGAAATTACCAACCTGCCCTACCTGCGCAAAGTTGGCAGCTTGGGAAAAGACATCATCCTTTCCACAGGCATGAGCACCATTGGAGAAGTGGCCGATGCCATGCGCATTCTGGAGGCGGCAGGCACCCCCCGCGCTCGCATCACTTTGCTGCATTGCACCACCCAGTATCCTGCTCCCCTGGACTCGGTGAATCTGCGCGCCATGCTGACCCTGCGCGAGGGTTTTCCGGGTGTCGCGGGCGTGGGCTATTCCGACCACACGCAAGGCATTGAAGTGCCGTTGGCGGCGGTGGCCTTGGGCGCAACGGTCATTGAAAAGCATTTTACTCTGGACAAAAATATGGAAGGCCCGGATCACAAGGCCAGCCTGGAGCCTGACGAACTGCGGGCTATGGTCGCGGGCATCCGCAGGGTGGAACGTGCCATGGGCGATGGAGTCAAGGCCCCGGCACAGGCAGAAATCCTCAACATGGCTGTGGCGCGCAAGAGCCTTGTGGCGGCGCGGCCCATCAAAAAAGGGGACCTGCTCAATGAAGAAAACATGACCGTCAAGCGCCCTGGCAACGGCATTTCTCCCATGCGATGGGACGAATTTGTTGGCAAGGTTGCAACGCGTGACTATGCCGAGGATGAACTGCTGTGCGAACCATAGCCGTTTTTACGGCAACACGGGCGGAATACGGCCTGCTACGCCCCTTGCTGCTGTGCCTGCGCGAAGGCCGCCAGTGTCGCTTGCAACTGATTGTGAGCGGGACGCATTTGTCCCATGCCCACGGCTACACACTGACGGAAATACGCAGTGACGGCTTTGAGCCAGACGTCATGGTTCCCCTAAACTTTTCAAAGGACTCCCCCGAACATCTTTGCGGCGCATTGGGTACAATGATTGCGGAAACCGGTGCGGCTCTCACACGCCTGCAACCTGACCTTCTTGTTTTGCTGGGCGACAGGTACGAATGCCTTGGCGCGGCCACTGCCGCCGCCATGATGCAGGTACCTGTGGCGCACATTCACGGCGGCGAAATCACCCGTGGAGCCATGGATGACAATTTTCGCCACGCGGTGACAAAGCTGGCTCACCTGCACTTCACTTCTTGCGAACAGTACCGCCAGCGTGTCATCCAACTGGGTGAACAGCCCCAGTGCGTGTGGAATGTGGGTGCACTGGGCGTGGAAAACGCACTTTCACTCCCTCTGCTGGACGAAGCTTCCGTCCGGGAGTATTTGCGCCTTGAAGCAGGTCGTCCGTATTTTTTGTGTACTTTCCATCCCGTGACGCTGGAGCCGGGGCAAGAGGAAACGCAGTGGCTGGAGGTGCAACAGGCGTTGGAAAGGTATGTGGACCATGCGGTTATCGTCACTGGCGCCAATGCCGACCCCGGCGGGGGGCTGATCAACCGCTTGCTGGAGGAATGGAGTCAGCAACAGCCTGAGCGGGTGCGGTTGTTTACCTCTCTGGGGGTGCTGCGTTATCTTTCCGCCGCAAAATATGCCGCCTGCGTGGTGGGAAATTCTTCCAGCGGTGTCGTGGAGATCCCTTCTCTGGGTACACCGGTGGTCAATATCGGCGACCGGCAGCAGGGGCGTATTGCTTCATCGGCTGTTTTGCACTGCCCATCACAGGCGGGCGATATCGTCACAACCATGGCAAGGGCTCTGACTCTGCAATTTCGGGAATACGCACGTATTACGCCTAATCCCTACGAAAAAAACGGAACCAGTGCCGCGATTGCCGAAATATTGCTAACTTTCCCCCTTGAAAGTATACTTAAAAAAGTATTTTACGACATTGCGAGGTACTGATGATCTGGAAGGAGTTGCGCCTTTACCCCGAGCAATCTGTGCGGGACGCGCTCACACTTATTAACAGTACTGGAGAGCAGTTCGCCCTTGTAACCAATACTGAAGACAAACTCGTTGGCGTTGTCACCGATGGAAATGTCCGTCGTGGACTTTTGGCGGGCATATCGTTGGAAAGCCCCGTCCACACGCTCATGCAACCATCTCCCCACGTTGTGGATACCACCACATCCGCAGTGCAGGCCCTGTATTTGATGGAAACAGCATCCCTTACCCACCTGCCGGTACTGGGAGACGATGGCACTGTGCGCCATGTCTGGAGCCTGAAAAGCCTGAAGGGGGTAACCCCACTTCCCAATAGCGTGGTGCTTATGGCTGGAGGCTTGGGAACGCGGTTGGGCGAGCTGACCCAAAACTGCCCCAAGCCCATGCTTGACGTCGCGGGGAAGCCGATTCTGCAGATTGTTCTTGAAAATTTTATCAATGTGGGCTTTCGCAATTTTTTCCTGGCGGTGAACTATCTGTCGGAGATAATCATTGACTATTTTGGCGATGGTTCACGCTTCGGCTGCCAGATTCAATATCTGCGCGAACCCAAACGTATGGGTACGGCGGGCGCGCTCTCGCTGTTGCCGCCCCAGACAATGCCGTTTCTTGTCGCCAACGCCGATATTTTGACACACCTCAATATGCGCTGTTTGATACATGAGCATCAGGCCCACGACAATTCGGCAACCATGGTAGTCAGAAAACACTCCGTACAGATCGCTTATGGCGTTGTCGAAAACGATGGAAAGGGCAATCTCACAGGCATCAAAGAAAAACCTGTTTTCAATGTTCATATCAGTGCTGGCATTTATGCGCTGTCGCCTGCCGTCTTGCCCATGATTCCCTCCAATACGTTTTTTGATATGCCGGATTTGTTCCAGGAACTTTTGCGGGCGGGCCAGTGCCCCAGAATTATGGAAACAGACGACTACTGGCTGGATATAGGGCAGTTGCCCGACTACAAGCGCGCGCAAGACGAGTTTTGACCGGCATGACAAATCCAACTGTTCTTGTATGGGGGCACGGCTCTATTGGCGCGCGGCATGCCCGGCTTGCCGACGAGCTTGGGGCTTCCGTTATCTGCGTGAGCTCGCGTGACGGTCTGCCGTTTCCTTCTGTCAGGCGACTGTGCGACCTGCCGGGAGGCTTTGTTCCGGAAGTGGTCGTTGTGGCGACTCCCACCGCATTGCATGCGGAACACTTGCGTATGGCCTGCAGCCTTGGGGCTCGGCTGGTATTGGTTGAAAAACCCCTTGTGTCCACCACTGCGGAAATCGGTTCCTGGCTGACGCAGGAACAGCGGCAGAGAATTGCTGTTGCGTACAACCTGCGCTTTCACCCCGCAGTTCAGCGTTTGCGGGCGCTTTTAGAAGGGAAACGGCTCTTGGCCTTGCACCTGCATGTGGGGCAGTACCTGCCTTCCTGGCGTCCTGGTCAGGATTACCGCCAAAGCTATTCCTCCTCCCGGCAGCTTGGCGGCGGCGTGCTGCGCGACCTCTCCCACGAACTGGATCTGGCCTGCATGCTTGCCGGTCCATGGAACCGCGTTGCGGCCCTGAGCGGCCGCGTTTCTCATCTGCAAATCGAAAGTGAGGATTCGGTGACGGTTTTGGCTGAGCACGCGGGCTGCCCGCAGGTGAGCATTCACCTCGACTATCTGCAGACTCCCGCGAGGCGTGAAATTGTGGCCGTGCTGGAAGACGGCGGCGTAAGCTTGAACCTGCTGAATGGCAGGCTAGGTTATGACGGAAAGGAAGAGTTGTACCAATGTGAAAGGGACACTGCCTACCGTGGTCAGATGCAGGCTGCTCTTTCTGAAAAAACAGAGTTTTTGTGTTCATTTTCCCAAGGGCTTGACGTGGTGTCTTACATTGACGCCATTGAAGCGGCCGTAGCAAGGCAGGAGTGGGTATGGCGCGCCAACCAGTAGTTTATGCCTTTATTTTCGCACGGGGTGGCTCCAAGGGGGTGCCTCGTAAAAATATCCGTTTGCTCGGCGGCAAGCCGCTTATTGCCCACGCGATTGAGACCGCCAGTCAGATTGCCGCAGTACAGCGTATTATCGTGTCTACGGACGACGCGGAGATCGCGGAGGTGGCCCGGCAGTGGGGGGCGGAAACTCCCTTTATGCGCCCGCCGGAACTGGCCAGCGACACAAGCCCGGAATGGGAAGCCTGGCGGCACGCCCTGCGGCAGGTTGGCTGCACCGAGCAGGGCGGTCCGTGCGACGTCTTTTTATCATTGCCTGCCACAGCGCCCCTGCGCAGCGTGGCGGATGTGGAGCGCTGTCTTGCCGTGTTCCACGAAACCGGCTGCGATGCGGTTATCACCACCACGCTGGCTGCGCGGCACCCCATGTTCAACATGGTTCGGCAAGAGGAGACGGGGCTAGTTCGCCTTGCCATGGGCGCACCTGCAGGCTACAGTCGGCGCCAAGACGCCCCGCAACTTTTTGATATA is from Desulfovibrio desulfuricans and encodes:
- a CDS encoding translation initiation factor 2; protein product: MTSNTHQSYILWDAAFVGVIAAYVLFGLWGVSLLSCDGLKISSDLCCYVQNIAGELHRELFSQDPLLAAPTTANSIISLESTLARLLQPGDDIVQGLLRAGAAGAFLHYVACYYLGRRLWGSPLLAALFALLTGVTVWVSFGTYWGFGSGDITPRVFYAALFPLLLAATLSALDKPQLRPLILFASGCGMYLHSISSLVVSCMLFTVFFFHRAKGDSLPRHAGWLLLSLAAWCIPTLLYLCSAIKSATVFSANDLAVFQQVFDRRFLEDEGGLWNRLVGHLHHRSDCFPLLVSGVVSFFIVRRCGSPIMKRLASIVPTLILGVGIVVLLSVVETSIAEMLHRLPMGAELPRGVRFIIFLCWLMIVGAFACLWQRAPRWAGLAAIAAVVCVLVFDQGRWASGVRFAFAHSLNLPLPKHAQHVLSRGADYAEALQAIEKFVPQGAPLFAEPDAMAVRYRLYRPLSYAFKDGSSYLYSQDAQGAARWLDLVTIRDKQGLTAAWLASGTEWILCGKKSERENIARQGTIVWSSNRWFIAKRGIAAEIATP
- a CDS encoding NAD-dependent 4,6-dehydratase LegB, translating into MATPLKIFVTGADGFIGSHLCERLVQRGYTVKALTQYNSFNSWGWLDHSPLVGEMEIFAGDIRDPNGMRTAVKGCDAVLHLAALIAIPYSYHSPDAYVDTNIKGTLNILQAARDLEVERCIHTSTSEVYGTAQFVPITEEHPLQGQSPYSATKIAADQLVLSFYRSFGQPVSILRPFNTYGPRQSARAVIPTIITQIANGERRIKLGSLHPTRDFTYVTDTANAFIAMLECPLQNIVGEVFNGGSGFEVSMGDTARMIAQVMGTDIEIVCDEQRLRPKNSEVERLWADNTRLASLTGWKPEHGGLEGFRQGLEKTVQWFAQPANLAGYKSGIYNV
- a CDS encoding LegC family aminotransferase, which produces MPAADSFAQLLADIRQINGMPQGYLPLHAPVFRGAEREYVLDAIDSTYVSSVGAYVDRFERMLEEATGAARAVVCVNGTAALEMCLILAGVKTGDLVLTQAISFVATVNAAAHLGAEPVFLDIDPDTLGLSPKALSAFLQAYCEPASGGCRHKATGKRVAACVPMHTFGLPCRIESLAEICEAWGIPLVEDAAEAVGSTVSGRHCGTFGILGALSFNGNKIITTGGGGAILTNDTELGKRAKHLTTTAKVPHKWLYQHDHVGWNFRMPNLNAAMGCAQLEMLPDFLQEKRARAAAYAQLFANSDWQFIPETEGSVSNYWLCAVLARNRAERDAFLEASNAAGVMTRPVWEPLHTLPMYRGCMQDALAVTTEISDRLVNLPSGVS
- a CDS encoding acetyltransferase, whose amino-acid sequence is MDNIISEIFAPILLVGGGGHCRAVIDVLESANMEIAGIVHGLECPLNPVLGYSALGRDADLPELRLRFSRAVITVGQIKSSTPRQNLFFKLRGMGFELPSVVSPSAHVSRHASMGAGNVVMHMALINAGASLADNCIINSKSLVEHDCSIASHCHIAIGAILCGGVSVGSGSFIGAGAVIRQNVRIGKNVIIGCGANVHADIPDNAIIRGKKDV
- the neuB gene encoding N-acetylneuraminate synthase: MSRCHIIAEAGVNHNGSLDLALRLVDAAAAAGANVVKFQTFRASCLASCNAPKALYQQATTDADVSQLEMLRRLELSEDDHRQLMSYCQQQGIAFLSTPFDFPSIDFLAYLGMSVFKIPSGEITNLPYLRKVGSLGKDIILSTGMSTIGEVADAMRILEAAGTPRARITLLHCTTQYPAPLDSVNLRAMLTLREGFPGVAGVGYSDHTQGIEVPLAAVALGATVIEKHFTLDKNMEGPDHKASLEPDELRAMVAGIRRVERAMGDGVKAPAQAEILNMAVARKSLVAARPIKKGDLLNEENMTVKRPGNGISPMRWDEFVGKVATRDYAEDELLCEP
- the neuC gene encoding UDP-N-acetylglucosamine 2-epimerase, giving the protein MLLCLREGRQCRLQLIVSGTHLSHAHGYTLTEIRSDGFEPDVMVPLNFSKDSPEHLCGALGTMIAETGAALTRLQPDLLVLLGDRYECLGAATAAAMMQVPVAHIHGGEITRGAMDDNFRHAVTKLAHLHFTSCEQYRQRVIQLGEQPQCVWNVGALGVENALSLPLLDEASVREYLRLEAGRPYFLCTFHPVTLEPGQEETQWLEVQQALERYVDHAVIVTGANADPGGGLINRLLEEWSQQQPERVRLFTSLGVLRYLSAAKYAACVVGNSSSGVVEIPSLGTPVVNIGDRQQGRIASSAVLHCPSQAGDIVTTMARALTLQFREYARITPNPYEKNGTSAAIAEILLTFPLESILKKVFYDIARY
- a CDS encoding nucleotidyltransferase family protein gives rise to the protein MIWKELRLYPEQSVRDALTLINSTGEQFALVTNTEDKLVGVVTDGNVRRGLLAGISLESPVHTLMQPSPHVVDTTTSAVQALYLMETASLTHLPVLGDDGTVRHVWSLKSLKGVTPLPNSVVLMAGGLGTRLGELTQNCPKPMLDVAGKPILQIVLENFINVGFRNFFLAVNYLSEIIIDYFGDGSRFGCQIQYLREPKRMGTAGALSLLPPQTMPFLVANADILTHLNMRCLIHEHQAHDNSATMVVRKHSVQIAYGVVENDGKGNLTGIKEKPVFNVHISAGIYALSPAVLPMIPSNTFFDMPDLFQELLRAGQCPRIMETDDYWLDIGQLPDYKRAQDEF
- a CDS encoding Gfo/Idh/MocA family protein yields the protein MTNPTVLVWGHGSIGARHARLADELGASVICVSSRDGLPFPSVRRLCDLPGGFVPEVVVVATPTALHAEHLRMACSLGARLVLVEKPLVSTTAEIGSWLTQEQRQRIAVAYNLRFHPAVQRLRALLEGKRLLALHLHVGQYLPSWRPGQDYRQSYSSSRQLGGGVLRDLSHELDLACMLAGPWNRVAALSGRVSHLQIESEDSVTVLAEHAGCPQVSIHLDYLQTPARREIVAVLEDGGVSLNLLNGRLGYDGKEELYQCERDTAYRGQMQAALSEKTEFLCSFSQGLDVVSYIDAIEAAVARQEWVWRANQ
- a CDS encoding cytidylyltransferase domain-containing protein, with the translated sequence MARQPVVYAFIFARGGSKGVPRKNIRLLGGKPLIAHAIETASQIAAVQRIIVSTDDAEIAEVARQWGAETPFMRPPELASDTSPEWEAWRHALRQVGCTEQGGPCDVFLSLPATAPLRSVADVERCLAVFHETGCDAVITTTLAARHPMFNMVRQEETGLVRLAMGAPAGYSRRQDAPQLFDITTAAYVVRPQFILTGNRLMDGCVRQVVLPRERAVDIDDETDLAFAEFLFARQQVHK